In Microvenator marinus, one genomic interval encodes:
- the rsgA gene encoding ribosome small subunit-dependent GTPase A: MIRSLKELGFDPDYERELEAGHYFARVTADYGIQFEVVLPEHEPLRALVPGKDRDSAPVVGDWVIVQDQGDPVWVIQEVLPRKGALARQAAGKKTHQQVIGSNLDTVFVVTSMNQEFNTRRLERYVTAIWNAGAEPVILLNKADVAEEVEAFVEEAKGVASGATVLAISALDQTQTTDVLKPWLEVGKTIAFVGSSGVGKSTVINALMGDQVQKTAEIREDDDEGRHTTTHRQIFFLDGGAMLLDTPGMREFQLWADDESLEDAFGDVEEVSHLCRFSDCGHDSEPDCAVRAAVENGKISQERLDGWKKLKAELAYHESRVNEAASISRRKDQKKQGAMYKKVQSTNRKNKGK, from the coding sequence TTGATTCGAAGTCTTAAAGAACTCGGCTTTGACCCCGATTATGAACGTGAGCTTGAAGCAGGTCACTACTTTGCTCGTGTGACCGCGGATTACGGCATCCAATTTGAGGTCGTGCTTCCTGAGCACGAACCTCTACGGGCCCTTGTCCCTGGTAAGGATAGAGACTCCGCTCCTGTGGTGGGAGATTGGGTCATCGTGCAAGATCAGGGAGATCCTGTTTGGGTGATTCAAGAGGTTTTGCCCCGAAAGGGCGCGTTGGCCAGACAAGCGGCGGGTAAGAAGACGCACCAACAGGTGATTGGATCGAACCTCGATACCGTGTTCGTCGTGACCTCGATGAATCAAGAGTTCAATACAAGACGGCTCGAGCGCTACGTCACCGCGATTTGGAACGCTGGAGCTGAGCCGGTCATCCTCTTGAACAAGGCTGATGTGGCTGAAGAGGTTGAGGCGTTTGTCGAAGAGGCGAAAGGGGTAGCTTCAGGTGCGACCGTACTCGCGATCAGTGCGCTAGACCAAACACAGACCACAGACGTCTTGAAGCCATGGCTTGAAGTCGGGAAAACCATCGCATTTGTGGGGAGTTCTGGAGTAGGGAAGTCCACCGTTATCAACGCTCTGATGGGCGACCAAGTTCAAAAAACCGCCGAGATTCGGGAGGATGACGATGAGGGAAGGCATACGACAACTCATCGTCAGATCTTCTTCCTCGACGGCGGAGCCATGCTTCTCGACACGCCGGGCATGAGAGAGTTTCAGCTCTGGGCTGATGATGAGAGTCTAGAAGACGCGTTTGGTGACGTAGAGGAAGTCTCGCATTTGTGCCGATTCTCCGACTGTGGGCATGATTCTGAACCCGACTGTGCTGTACGAGCTGCGGTCGAAAATGGAAAGATCTCCCAAGAGAGACTCGACGGCTGGAAAAAGCTCAAGGCCGAGCTCGCCTACCACGAATCGCGGGTAA